A window of Syntrophorhabdaceae bacterium genomic DNA:
CTCTTCGACCCGATGGCCCATTTTATGCTGTTGTAGTAAGCTTATGGCTGATTGAAAACGCTGGACCTGCTCCCAATAAACCGTACACCACAAAATGTTACTTTTCTGGCAAAATAGACAAGGAGGCTTTTGCCATGAAGACATCTAAGTTCACCGAGGAGCAGATCGCATTTACCCTTAAGCAGGCTGAACTTGGAACACCGGTTAAGGAGGTAATCCGCAAGACAGGCATCACAGAGCAGACCTTTTACCGGTGGAAGAAGAAGTATGGGGAGCAGGTCAATTACTCTTACATTCATTCTCTGTACCGGCCATAGCGATGGTGTTAAACCGGACAGCGCTCGGGCGGCTAGGATCGAGGAATTACTCCCGAAACCCCTCCACAGGGCAGGAGATTGCCAAGACCGTGAGCAAGGTGTTAGCCAAGACTGATGGGCAAAGCTTTCTCTCGGTAATTGGCTATTTTTCATACGCTGCCCAATGCAAGATTGGTAGGTGAAAGAACCGCTCTGTCTTCCGTAATTGGGGGGGTAACAACGTCAAGAGTAGAAGTCGCCACCCCCTTCTAATCTTTCATACGCTTTTTTGTGCCCAAAATTGTGCCCGTGGGCGGTAGGGACGCTCTGGTAATTACCGACACATACCGACATTCGGAAAACCGGAAAACTATTGATGGTAAAGGATTTATGAATGGTTGCTCATATTTGAGAGAGTGGTCCTATTTCTCTGTTTTTGCTCTTAGGATCCAGCGGGTTAAACCATAGGGGTTCAAGTCCCCTCTCTCGCATTTGCTTTCATATCAAACACTTCCGTTGTTTCTCTTCCGCAAAAGTAGAGCGAGTTTGTATCCGATTGTGATAAATTTGTGATAATCGGTAACACCAAGGGTTGGATGTAACGAGCGGGTAACAGCAAGTATTTTGAAGGGTATTCTCTGCCATGACTGCGCTCATGCGGCCACGGCAAGAATACGTAAAGTTTCTTGCTACGAAGAGCTGATTCAAGCTGAGGACCCACTACCGAAAAAAGGCTTGTTATCTTTTGGTCAAGGGTATAGTATAAAAAGGACGTTAGATTCATCGGGTGGCTGCTCCTCGAGAAACATAGATCAATAAACGGTCGTTGAAGAGTGAGGAGGATATTCACTCAATGTTTTTCGCAAGCGCCTCATTTCCATTGATACGTTCCGTAAATCGCCACAACATTCAAGACCAAAGTCTGCCTTTCCCCTGTTTCAACACCATTTTACTATTCGACGTGGAGGATCGATGAAGAACCCCTTCGGCTTATTGAGATTTTTCTGCAATGCCATGAATTTTGTGGCCGGCGTGGCCCTCACCGTAATGATGTCTTTGACGGTCATCGATGTGCTTCTCAGGGCCGCGAGCTTACCTTTTGTGGGAACGTTCGAGATCGTATCCCTTCTCATGGGCATAGTCGTGAGCTTCGGCATTCCGCAGGTTTCACTGGATAAGGGGCATGTTTCCATGGAGTTTCTTACTGAGAAACTCTCCCTAAGAAACAAAAACCTCTTGAACACGTTTACCCGCATCCTCTGTATTCTGCTCTTCGCCTTCATCGGCTATAACATGATCAAGATAGGGGCAAGGTTCCACGCCTCAGGCGAGGTTTCACCTACCATCATGATACCGTTCTATCCCCTTCCTTACGCCGTTTCGGTCTGTTGTCTCCTCGAGTGCTTCGTTTTTGTCTCAGAGGTCGTGACTATCTGGAGGGGCGCCCATGAGTGAGATGATGATAGGTATTGTAGGCCTCGTAGTGCTGCTTTTACTTTTTGCCACCGGCATAGAGCTTGGTTTTGCCATGGCGTTGGTCGGCTTTGTGGGGTTCGGCTATCTCAACGGCTTTGAGAGCGCCTTCAATCTCCTCGCAAGGGACATGTATGAAGTCATCACAAATTACGGGTACACGGTTTTCCCGCTTTTTATCCTCATGGGTCAAATCGGGTTTAATGCCGGTATCGCGGTAAGGCTTTACGGCTCTGCGAATAAATTTGTCGGTCATATCCCCGGCGGCCTGGCCATGGCCACGGTCATGGGAGCCACGGGATTCAAGGCTATTTGCGGCTCCTCGGCAGCTACCTCGGCTACCTTTGCCGGTGTCGCCATTCCCGAGATGGACCGGTACGGTTACGACAGAAAGCTTTCTACAGGCATTGTTGCCACGGTGGGAACATTGGGTGTCATCATACCCCCGAGCGTCACCCTCATTATATTCGGCATCATAACGGAACAGTCTATCGGCCGGCTCTTTATCGCAGGCATCATCCCCGGACTCATGACTGCGCTCTTCTTCCTTGGCATCATATATGCCTGGGCAAGGATTAATCCTGCTGTCGCGCCCAGATCAGCACGGTCTACCTGGGGCGAGAGGATACGTTCTCTCCCGGAAGTACTTTGGGTCGTCCTTGTTTTTCTTGTGGTCGTGGGCGGGATTATGCGAGGCTTTTTCACTCCTACCGAGGCCGGCGCAGTCGGTACCTTTGCAGTCCTGCTCCTCGCTCTCGTGAAAAAGGATATGACCTGGAGAAGATATATTACCTCAGTAAAAGAGGCTCTGCGCACCGCCATAATGGTCCTCATGCTGGTTGCGGGCTCGGTGATTCTGGGTCACTTTATTACCATTACGAACATTCCGCAACATATCGCCGATATAGTCGTGGCCCTGCCAATTCACCGCCATCTCATTCTGTTTCTCATTTTCATAATCTATCTGTTGGGGGGCTCGTTTATCGATGATCTGACCTTCATGATCCTCGCTACCCCTATTTTTTACCCGGCAGTCCTCAAGCTCGGCTTTGACCCCATCTGGTTCGGTATACTTTTGGGGGTCGTGCTGATGATCGGGGTTGTGATCCCTCCGGTGGCCATCTGCGTATTCGTGGTCAACAACATAACCAAGGTGCCGATAGGCACGATATACAAAGGTGTTACCCCATTTTTGATCTCTCTCGTTGTCATGTGGGGCCTGTTGCTCATCTTCCCACAATTGGCCCTTTGGTTACCTTCGATCTTTTATAGATAGCGACACAGTGGGTGTGAAAAGCCAGGAGACGAAGAATAAACGCTGTGAGGTTAGATCGTGTCAGCCGCTCGGGTGGTGAGTACGTTGTACATGCTTGCTCAAGGCCGGCAGGGAAAAGGGGTGATAAAAGAACAACGCAGTTCTTATCGGTTAAGACGTAAGGGTTTGGCTCGTTAAAGTCTTGTTATGAAAAGGAGGGGCAACATGAAGAAGTGTGTAATTTTATTACTGGCGGCTACATTCATGATTATGGGGGTCTTCTCAAGCGCGGGCGCCGCCGAAGCGATCAAGCTGAAGGCCGCGAACTATCTTCCCGCTACTCACCCCATGTCGCTTTTGACCGGCTGGTTCTGCGACGAAGTCAAGAAGCGCACAAATGGCCAGGTGGAGATTACGTATTACCCGGGAGGAACGCTTCTCAATCCGGTGAAGATGTATGACGGCATTGTAACGGGCATAGCGGACATGGGCGTCTCTCACATTTCTTATACCAGGGGGCGCTTTCCGGTAATGGAAGCCTTCGAGCAGCCTCTCGGCTTTCCGAGTGGTTGGGTAGCAACGCAGGTGACCACGGATTTCTACAATAAATACACCCCCAAGGAATGGAGTGAAGTGCAGGTCCTCTACATAAACACCTCGGGACCGCTCATTCTTCAGACAGTGACCAAACCCGTAAAAACCCTGCAGGATCTGAAAGGATTAAAGATAAGGGCCACGGGACGTATGAGTGACGTGGTGAAGGCAATGGGGGCCGTGCCGATCCCCCTCGAAATGGGCGATGTCTATGATTCCTTGAGGCGCAATGTCATAGAAGGAGTCACAGTGGACCTGTCCACGCTCAAGTACTGGAAATTTGCAGACGTTGTCAAGTATGTGACGGCAGACTGGCAGCTTGGTACGGGCTATACGTTCTATTTCGTGATGAACAAGAAGAAATGGGATGCCCTGCCCGATGACGTTAAGAAGGTCTTCACTCAGGTTGCCTTGGAGGCCAAGGAAAAACAGGCATCTTTATGGAACGAGATGGATATCGAGGGGAGGACCGCCTTCAAAGCCGTGGGCGGGCAAATAATCACGCTTTCGAATGCTGAGGCCGCTCGGTGGATAAAAGCCGTTCAACCGGTCTTTGCGGCATACAAGAAAGAGATGGTTTCCAAGGGATTCAAAGAAGCGGAGATCGACGGATGGATTAGCTACATCAAAGAACGCACCGCTTACTGGAAGGCCGAGGAAAAGAAGAGAGCAGTCCCCTCTCCGTTTGAATAAGATAACCTATTTGAACATTGCGACCCCCGTGACATATAAACGGTCATGGGGGTCGTTTTTTTAGGAAACGGGGTCATGCGAATCACACATTCGGAATGTGGGTAAAACAGTAAGCGCCAAAAACGAGCCGGGGCCGGTCCTATCTATGAACGCTCTCTCGCCCCTGCCTTATTTTCGGTAAACGCCGTATTCCCTGGCAGCCTCTATCATGGCCTTCAGGTTTTCGAGCTTTATCTCATCAGCAGATGCGCCGGAGCACAGGATATATCCTCCGCCGGGTGCACATATTTCGATGAGCTCATGACAACGCTTTTTCACCTGCTCGGGCGTGCCTGTCACGAGTAAAGATGTGGATAAATTTCCCCAGATACAGCAGTTACCGCCCAGTACGGCCTTTGCGTGCGCCATATCTGTCTGATCGAACCTCCAGGTGACAAATCCCTTCCGAAATTCGTTTACAGAATCGAGGCGGCTATCGAACTTTCCCTCGGCAAAAAGCTGAACGATGAAGCCTTCGTTGTTTAAGGCATCAATGACTTTCTTGAGCGTTGGCCAGTAGAAGGTCTCAAACTGCTTTTGACTCATCCAACCATCGGCGCCCTTGTGCAGAGGAAAAACGATGATGATGCTCTTTGTCTTTTCCGCGCTCCGGATCGTGGTCTCTATGGTAAGATCGGCAATCCGGTCTACTGCGGCGAGCACTTTATCCGGATGGCGATACATATCCATCATAATTCCCTTGGTACCTCGGAGCGTATCCCCCAGCGTATCGAAGGGGGCCTTGCAATAGGTGCTGGAAACTAAAGGGTATCCCGAACCCATGGCTTTGAAAACGAGTGGCCTGGTCATCTGCGCGTATTTTGCGTATTCCTTGCCTGCATCGATCAATGCCTGTAACGACGCCTGGACATCCGGCAAGGCAAGCGATGCAAAATCAGTCATGGGAAGTTCTACAATGTGGGTGAGCGGCTTGAGCATCCTGAAGGCCTCAAACATGGTCGATATGCGAGGCAAGTAGCCCCTGAGCCAGAAATCAGAAGGATCTCTCAAAAAGGCATCATATTCCGTGGCCTTCATGTACTCTCCCTCCACGTACTGGAAACCCCGTGCGTTGTTGGGAAGCCCATGCCCGGGCCAGTTGTAGAGTCTGTAGCCGATGAGATCAAGGACCTTGCTCGGAAGAATGGTTGCCGGTAGGAAAAAACTGTCAAGATCGACAGCGTGGTCCTCATTGAAACGGTCCCAGGTGCGGGTCAACTTGTCGTAATCATAGCTCACCGTCCGGTAATCAAGGCCATATTCGTACGCAGGCATGGACCCGATGACGCCGGTGAACACGGGCACCCTGTCGGGTTCCTTCACGCTCAACGCATCGATCATCCGTTGCGCGCGCTCCTTATAGGACGTTGCCGCCTTCGGGCTCACAAATTCAACCTGTGGGTTAAGCCACTCCTCAAGCCTGTGTGCTCGCTTTTCCTCCGCCGTTGATGCTACTGATACGTTATCCATGTAGGCCCCCTTTCCTTGCCTCGTTGCCCTCATAAAAACGGGCAACATATGTAGTTCGTTTACCGAGACTCTCTTCTTTTGTCTCCCCTCATTGTATCACGCTGAGCGCCCGTTCCACCACTACAGAATTATTGAATACAATGGGAAATTCCCCACCTCGAGCGCCGCAAAAATGATAAGATTGCGCCGCGGTGCTTAAGTTTTCCTTAATAATGCCGACCATTAGATAAGAGACGTTTGTGTGTGCGAGCACAAATTCTTATCAGGCATGAAAAGACACTACCGTCTCCGAACCTCTCGGAGATTCGTACCACACAGGGAGGCGCAGTCGGCTGTGACGTAAGCTGACCTCCGCCGGTAGCCGCAGCCGACTGCGCCTCCCCCTCCTCAAAAGAAACCGTATCTGGTCATGAAGTGTTTTCGATTTTCACCATTTTGCTCACAAACAATAGGTTCTATTGGCCGACCTTGACGCCCTGGCAGTCCCGCCTTAGGATAGAATCGTAAGTTCAACATTGCGACGGAGGTAAAGAATGAAGACATACGCCATCCATCACGAAGTCGGGATCAAGGCGTCACTCAAAGCCGTTTACCAGGCATTGACAGACACGAAGAAGCTCGCGGGGTGGTGGACGAGAGATACACGCGGGAGTGGTTCAAAGGTCGGGGACGTGCTCGAATTCCGCTTTGGAGATTTCTTGCAGAAGTTTGAAGTCGTGGAACTTATGCCCGGCAGGCTTGTCCGTTGGAAGGCGGACAAGAAAGAAACTGTAGAGGAGTGGATAGGAACTGAAGTAGCCTTTCATTTGAACCCTGATGAAAAGCAGGTCTATGTGCACTTCGTTCATTCAGGCTGGCGTAGCGACAGTGGATTGCTCCCTCACTGCTCGACAAAATGGGCAGTCTTTATGTTGAGCCTGAAAGACCTTTTGGAAAAA
This region includes:
- a CDS encoding TRAP transporter substrate-binding protein codes for the protein MKKCVILLLAATFMIMGVFSSAGAAEAIKLKAANYLPATHPMSLLTGWFCDEVKKRTNGQVEITYYPGGTLLNPVKMYDGIVTGIADMGVSHISYTRGRFPVMEAFEQPLGFPSGWVATQVTTDFYNKYTPKEWSEVQVLYINTSGPLILQTVTKPVKTLQDLKGLKIRATGRMSDVVKAMGAVPIPLEMGDVYDSLRRNVIEGVTVDLSTLKYWKFADVVKYVTADWQLGTGYTFYFVMNKKKWDALPDDVKKVFTQVALEAKEKQASLWNEMDIEGRTAFKAVGGQIITLSNAEAARWIKAVQPVFAAYKKEMVSKGFKEAEIDGWISYIKERTAYWKAEEKKRAVPSPFE
- a CDS encoding TRAP transporter small permease — encoded protein: MKNPFGLLRFFCNAMNFVAGVALTVMMSLTVIDVLLRAASLPFVGTFEIVSLLMGIVVSFGIPQVSLDKGHVSMEFLTEKLSLRNKNLLNTFTRILCILLFAFIGYNMIKIGARFHASGEVSPTIMIPFYPLPYAVSVCCLLECFVFVSEVVTIWRGAHE
- a CDS encoding TRAP transporter large permease — protein: MSEMMIGIVGLVVLLLLFATGIELGFAMALVGFVGFGYLNGFESAFNLLARDMYEVITNYGYTVFPLFILMGQIGFNAGIAVRLYGSANKFVGHIPGGLAMATVMGATGFKAICGSSAATSATFAGVAIPEMDRYGYDRKLSTGIVATVGTLGVIIPPSVTLIIFGIITEQSIGRLFIAGIIPGLMTALFFLGIIYAWARINPAVAPRSARSTWGERIRSLPEVLWVVLVFLVVVGGIMRGFFTPTEAGAVGTFAVLLLALVKKDMTWRRYITSVKEALRTAIMVLMLVAGSVILGHFITITNIPQHIADIVVALPIHRHLILFLIFIIYLLGGSFIDDLTFMILATPIFYPAVLKLGFDPIWFGILLGVVLMIGVVIPPVAICVFVVNNITKVPIGTIYKGVTPFLISLVVMWGLLLIFPQLALWLPSIFYR
- a CDS encoding uroporphyrinogen decarboxylase family protein, coding for MDNVSVASTAEEKRAHRLEEWLNPQVEFVSPKAATSYKERAQRMIDALSVKEPDRVPVFTGVIGSMPAYEYGLDYRTVSYDYDKLTRTWDRFNEDHAVDLDSFFLPATILPSKVLDLIGYRLYNWPGHGLPNNARGFQYVEGEYMKATEYDAFLRDPSDFWLRGYLPRISTMFEAFRMLKPLTHIVELPMTDFASLALPDVQASLQALIDAGKEYAKYAQMTRPLVFKAMGSGYPLVSSTYCKAPFDTLGDTLRGTKGIMMDMYRHPDKVLAAVDRIADLTIETTIRSAEKTKSIIIVFPLHKGADGWMSQKQFETFYWPTLKKVIDALNNEGFIVQLFAEGKFDSRLDSVNEFRKGFVTWRFDQTDMAHAKAVLGGNCCIWGNLSTSLLVTGTPEQVKKRCHELIEICAPGGGYILCSGASADEIKLENLKAMIEAAREYGVYRK
- a CDS encoding SRPBCC domain-containing protein; its protein translation is MKTYAIHHEVGIKASLKAVYQALTDTKKLAGWWTRDTRGSGSKVGDVLEFRFGDFLQKFEVVELMPGRLVRWKADKKETVEEWIGTEVAFHLNPDEKQVYVHFVHSGWRSDSGLLPHCSTKWAVFMLSLKDLLEKGKAHPYPKDVQINHD